From Rudanella lutea DSM 19387, a single genomic window includes:
- a CDS encoding phage major capsid protein, which translates to MNLQLCMMMLAVFALFLSLSARKGNPSFALSMALMASNTNPLYERTARWFNTSLEDVEKGVKEGIDKMKDTVKGWVDELKEADNKKASKDDIEALKGEYKDRFEQLQKGLDDLQLEAKRLKESDGSTRTKSFKQQIEEQLNATTADGKTAVKSQLLQKNTSVNLEIKAAVNMTSSNTVASGSRIPVWSRDPGVAKAPDRQPFITDLITVASLGESDTASWVERVDRQGGAATTAEGTKYAQISTSYQEFSRSAEFITVFAKLSRKNLNDIDYLMGEIQSEIITSLELKADEQVFKGDGTSPNLKGILEYATAFAKPAGLLAVADASYFDVLAAAATQVYNNLFTPTYIVMHPTDLLALNLKKDANDVYVMPPFWDMNGRRISGLPIVQNVGVTQGSFLVGDFTQSIFKVREGIELNIYDQNEDDAVKGFKTITGTMRGVHYIKGPSTKAFVKGTFAAGITALLA; encoded by the coding sequence ATGAATCTGCAACTCTGCATGATGATGTTGGCGGTCTTTGCTCTTTTTCTGAGCCTATCCGCCCGGAAGGGTAATCCGTCATTTGCCCTGTCGATGGCTCTTATGGCGAGCAACACAAATCCGCTCTATGAGCGTACGGCGCGTTGGTTCAATACCTCACTTGAAGACGTTGAAAAAGGCGTCAAAGAAGGCATTGATAAGATGAAGGATACCGTAAAGGGCTGGGTGGATGAACTGAAAGAGGCCGATAACAAAAAGGCTAGCAAAGATGACATCGAAGCCCTTAAAGGTGAATACAAGGATAGGTTCGAGCAGCTCCAGAAGGGTCTCGACGATCTGCAACTTGAGGCTAAACGCCTGAAAGAGTCGGATGGCTCTACGCGCACTAAGTCGTTTAAGCAGCAGATCGAGGAGCAGTTGAATGCCACGACCGCTGACGGCAAAACGGCGGTAAAGAGCCAGCTGTTGCAGAAAAACACTTCGGTGAATCTGGAAATCAAGGCAGCTGTCAACATGACCTCCTCGAATACTGTAGCCTCTGGCTCACGGATTCCGGTTTGGTCGCGTGATCCGGGCGTAGCCAAGGCTCCAGACCGGCAGCCGTTCATTACCGATCTGATCACAGTAGCCTCGCTCGGTGAAAGTGATACGGCCTCTTGGGTGGAGCGCGTTGACCGGCAGGGTGGCGCAGCCACGACGGCAGAGGGTACCAAGTACGCCCAAATCTCGACCAGCTATCAGGAGTTCAGCCGTTCGGCCGAGTTCATCACGGTGTTTGCCAAGTTGTCTCGTAAGAACCTCAACGACATCGACTACCTGATGGGTGAGATTCAAAGCGAAATCATCACCTCGCTTGAGTTGAAGGCTGACGAGCAGGTGTTTAAGGGTGACGGCACCTCGCCCAACCTGAAGGGCATTCTGGAGTATGCAACGGCGTTTGCCAAGCCAGCCGGTTTGCTGGCTGTTGCCGATGCCAGCTACTTCGATGTACTGGCCGCAGCGGCTACGCAGGTGTACAACAACCTGTTTACGCCTACGTACATCGTCATGCACCCGACCGATTTGCTGGCGCTCAACCTCAAGAAAGACGCTAACGACGTGTACGTGATGCCGCCATTCTGGGACATGAACGGACGCCGTATTTCGGGCCTGCCAATTGTGCAGAATGTAGGGGTAACGCAGGGTAGCTTCTTAGTGGGTGATTTCACGCAGTCGATCTTCAAAGTGCGCGAAGGGATTGAGTTGAACATCTACGACCAGAACGAGGACGATGCCGTGAAGGGCTTCAAAACCATCACGGGAACCATGCGCGGGGTTCACTACATCAAAGGGCCCAGCACGAAGGCGTTTGTAAAAGGCACCTTCGCGGCTGGTATCACGGCGCTGCTGGCCTAA
- a CDS encoding HK97 family phage prohead protease produces MPKSRILAPFPKGLFSFTATKSGHTVKFKSISGGAVDVDTQKRQVVVYFSKFGNVDSDGDLMLPSAFTKTIKERGRKGSDLIWHLSNHRSQPEFCLGKPDLEVDTTGLKGITTFLDTSHALDVLKMYDMGLVNQHSVGFRTVKGDSRTTSIGGRYFEIAEVKLFEGSTVLWGANPDTPTVEVKSYRDLEEQFVSLTKALKTGTFTDECFIQLESQFAQMQSVLKSLKTTEPEITTQPDSSDLQALAQRLKSQFSF; encoded by the coding sequence TTGCCGAAGAGTCGAATTTTAGCCCCTTTCCCCAAGGGGCTTTTTAGTTTCACCGCAACCAAATCAGGGCACACGGTGAAATTTAAATCTATATCGGGCGGGGCCGTCGATGTCGACACGCAAAAGCGGCAGGTCGTCGTTTACTTCTCCAAGTTCGGCAACGTCGACTCCGATGGCGATTTGATGTTGCCCTCGGCATTCACCAAAACGATTAAGGAACGTGGCCGCAAGGGTTCTGACTTAATCTGGCATCTTTCCAACCACCGTTCACAGCCCGAGTTCTGCCTGGGTAAACCCGATCTGGAGGTTGACACGACCGGACTCAAGGGTATCACTACGTTTCTCGATACCTCGCACGCGCTGGATGTCCTGAAAATGTATGACATGGGGCTGGTGAATCAGCACTCGGTCGGATTTCGCACCGTCAAGGGCGATTCGCGTACCACGTCCATTGGTGGGCGTTACTTCGAGATCGCCGAAGTTAAACTCTTTGAGGGGTCGACGGTGCTTTGGGGGGCCAATCCCGATACGCCGACGGTGGAGGTCAAATCATACCGAGACCTCGAAGAGCAGTTTGTCTCTCTCACAAAGGCCCTCAAAACGGGCACCTTCACTGATGAATGCTTTATTCAGTTAGAGTCCCAGTTTGCCCAAATGCAGAGTGTTCTCAAATCTCTGAAAACCACTGAGCCGGAAATTACCACTCAGCCGGATTCGTCCGATTTGCAGGCCCTTGCCCAGCGGCTTAAATCTCAATTTTCTTTTTAA